A genomic stretch from Helianthus annuus cultivar XRQ/B chromosome 1, HanXRQr2.0-SUNRISE, whole genome shotgun sequence includes:
- the LOC118492814 gene encoding ribosomal protein S12, mitochondrial-like: MPTLNQLFRHGREEKRRTDRTRASDQCPQKQGVRPRVPTRTPKKPNSAPRKIAKVRLSNRHDIFAHIPGEGHNSQEHSIVLIRGGRVKDSPGVKSHCIRGVKDLLGIPDRRKGRSKYGAEKPKSR; the protein is encoded by the coding sequence ATGCCTACATTAAATCAATTGTTTCGTCATGGTAGAGAAGAAAAACGGCGCACGGACCGTACTCGAGCTTCGGATCAATGTCCCCAGAAGCAAGGAGTACGCCCGCGTGTACCAACGAGAACACCGAAAAAACCTAATTCGGCTCCACGTAAGATAGCCAAAGTACGGTTGAGCAATCGACATGATATATTTGCTCACATTCCGGGCGAAGGTCATAATTCGCAGGAACATTCTATAGTCTTAATAAGAGGAGGTAGAGTGAAAGATTCGCCAGGTGTGAAATCCCATTGTATTCGAGGAGTCAAGGATTTGTTGGGAATTCCGGATCGAAGAAAAGGGAGATCAAAATATGGTGCAGAAAAACCAAAATCGAGATGA
- the LOC110882789 gene encoding uncharacterized protein LOC110882789 produces MAEDSLFHSSDPRSECEGSTTQNTQNNGHSDRENFSDLIMKKIPSHWFSRCQAALNTIVTQIARSEVPNIRSGEESNITVLDPPTPCRGDIQSSSNIEMQFRNSSHQKVKPEQINIIQGGPSRRTNKRSYDQHWREQQVIFPVVPGGPQEERPVIITGIFGHYRTDYMFIDPGSSMDIIYEQCFKQLDTDDKARLEPVDFPLTRFCNEAVFPLGQITFPMTLSDGEHSRTVTVNFMVMPATSRHDVLLGRRSQREFSMITSIPHAACGFPTETGVAILYSSKEVMYVDDEPPAKVVKPSASNEPEKWVLNEEYPEQTISLGHAISPATRIQLKALLSNNKDIFAWCPADMTGVPHDIAQHCLNIKPSAEPVAQGRRSFSAEKAKAMDEQVIELLNAGILCEVKYHTWVANPVMVQMKEEDEDKTEFRTDKGIFCYTKIPFGLRNAGATYQRLMDTVFKSDIGKTVEIYMDDLVIMSHEEDSMLNNIQRTFDSLHSVNLKLNPTKCPFGMEEGKFLGFIVTREGFKVNPEKVQAIQQMPSPATIKEMQRLAGRLAALNRFLANHAAKSYPFISTLRNCGKKTPFQWTHEAEAAFKQMKECLIQLPTLTAPKEKEPLILYLSAAEVAVGAVLMVERENVQTPIYYISKMLTGPETRQILSKPDVAGRLAKWAIELGGYNIFYKPRPAIKGQVLADFATEVPIDKVQECEAIQNPTPVFDDRVWTLHTDGASNDDEAGAGLRLVSPDNHELTYAIRLDFQSTNNEAEYEAFLAGLCLALKMGARNLEANVDSKLVAEQVNGQYDAKGEAMALYLEQARMLISQFQRFRVNHINRSKNKHADALSKLAATSFNHLAKEVRIEVLTNPSIHLKKVNVIEVGNPSWMSPIILYLQHGKLPEGKAEARKLQHKAINYEMADGVLYRKSFMGPLLCCVDKTDAQYLVREIHEGLCGIHAGPRMVVAKIMNAGYYWP; encoded by the exons ATGGCAGAGGATTCATTATTCCATTCATCAGATCCCCGATCCGAGTGTGAAGGTTCTACAACCCAAAACACTCAAAACAACGGTCATTCAGATAGGGAGAATTTCTCAGATCTAATCATGAAAAAAATCCCATCACATTGGTTCAGCAGATGTCAAGCTGCTTTAAACACAATCGTTACACAAATCGCCAGATCTGAGGTCCCGAACATCAGATCTGGTGAAGAAAGCAACATTACCGTATTGGACCCACCAACACCCTGTCGGGGGGACATCCAATCTAGTAGTAACATTGAAATGCAATTCAGAAATAGCAGCCATCAGAAAGTTAAACCAGAACAAATAAACATAATTCAAGGAGGTCCATCACGAAGGACAAACAAACGAAGTTATGACCAACATTGGAGGGAACAGCAAGTCATATTTCCCGTCGTCCCAGGAGGCCCTCAGGAAGAGCGACCAGTGATTATTACTGGCATCTTCGGTCATTACCGGACAGACTACATGTTTATAGATCCGGGTAGCTCGATGGACATCATATACGAGCAGTGTTTTAAACAACTCGACACAGATGATAAAGCACGTCTAGAACCGGTCGATTTTCCCCTTACCAGATTCTGCAATGAAGCTGTATTCCCATTAGGGCAAATAACTTTCCCTATGACTTTGTCGGATGGCGAACATTCACGAACAGTTACAGTCAATTTCATGGTCATGCCGGCAACATCACGTCATGATGTTCTGCTCGGAAGAAGATCACAAAGAGAGTTCAGTATGATCACATCTATCCCACACGCGGCATGTGGGTTCCCAACGGAAACCGGAGTTGCAATTCTGTACTCAAGCAAAGAAGTCATGTACGTGGACGACGAGCCACCAGCAAAGGTAGTCAAACCTTCAGCATCAAACGAACCGGAGAAATGGGTCCTGAACGAAGAATACCCAGAGCAGACCATCTCACTAGGACATGCTATTTCACCAGCAACACGAATACAACTGAAAGCACTGTTGTCCAACAACAAAGATATATTCGCTTGGTGCCCAGCAGACATGACTGGGGTTCCACACGACATAGCGCAACATTGCCTGAATATTAAACCATCAGCGGAACCTGTTGCCCAAGGGAGGCGCAGCTTTAGCGCAGAAAAAGCGAAAGCCATGGACGAACAAGTGATAGAGCTACTCAATGCGGGAATCTTGTGCGAAGTAaaataccatacatgggttgcCAATCCAGTAATG GTCCAGATGAAGGAAGAAGACGAAGACAAAACTGAATTTCGCACAGATAAAGGCATCTTCTGCTACACTAAAATACCCTTTGGCCTGCGCAATGCTGGCGCAACTTATCAACGATTAATGGACACAGTTTTCAAAAGCGACATCGGCAAGACAGTTGAAatatacatggatgacctcgtcatcatgagccaTGAGGAAGACTCAATGCTCAACAATATTCAGCGTACATTCGACTCTCTGCACAGCGTAAACTTAAAACTCAACCCAACTAAATGCCCCTTCGGCATGGAAGAAGGAAAATTTCTGGGCTTCATAGTCACAAGAGAGGGCTTCAAAGTAAACCCAGAAAAAGTACAGGCTATCCAGCAAATGCCCTCACCCGCAACAATAAAAGAAATGCAAAGACTCGCCGGACGCTTAGCAGCCTTGAACAGATTCTTGGCTAATCATGCGGCTAAATCTTATCCATTTATCAGTACGCTGCGAAACTGCGGGAAGAAAACCCCCTTTCAATGGACACATGAAGCAGAAGCAGCATTCAAACAAATGAAAGAATGTTTAATTCAGCTACCAACGCTGACTGCGCCAAAAGAAAAAGAGCCACTAATCTTATACCTATCAGCCGCGGAAGTAGCGGTAGGAGCAGTATTAATGGTGGAACGGGAAAACGTTCAGACTCCAATTtactatatcagcaaaatgctcaccgGTCCAGAAACTC GCCAAATCTTGTCAAAACCCGATGTGGCGGGAAGATTGGCTAAATGGGCCATAGAGCTGGGAGGATACAATATCTTTTACAAGCCAAGACCAGCAATCAAAGGGCAAGTTCTAGCAGACTTCGCTACTGAAGTGCCCATCGATAAAGTACAAGAATGCGAGGCAATCCAGAACCCTACACCTGTTTTCGATGACAGAGTCTGGACCTTACACACAGATGGCGCTTCCAATGATGACGAAGCAGGAGCAGGCCTCCGATTGGTCAGTCCGGACAATCACGAGCTCACATATGCCATACGCTTAGACTTCCAAAGTACCAACAATGAAGCAGAATACGAAGCATTTTTAGCAGGCCTTTGTCTAGCGCTCAAAATGGGGGCAAGAAACCTTGAGGCCAACGTTGATTCAAAACTAGTAGCCGAGCAAGTTAACGGTCAGTACGATGCAAAAGGAGAAGCTATGGCATTATACCTTGAACAAGCACGGATGTTAATCAGCCAATTCCAGAGATTCAGGGTTAACCATATAAACAGAAGCAAAAATAAGCACGCAGACGCGCTTAGCAAATTAGCCGCTACCAGCTTCAATCACCTAGCAAAAGAAGTGCGCATAGAGGTATTGACTAATCCATCAATCCATCTCAAGAAAGTAAACGTTATAGAGGTCGGTAATCCATCCTGGATGTCTCCGATCATCTTATACCTACAACACGGGAAACTCCCAGAAGGAAAAGCAGAAGCTCGAAAACTCCAACACAAAGCGATAAATTACGAAATGGCAGATGGCGTCCTTTACCGAAAGTCATTCATGGGACCATTATTATGCTGTGTCGATAAAACAGACGCTCAATACCTGGTCAGAGAAATCCATGAAGGTTTATGTGGAATACACGCGGGACCGcgcatggtcgtggcaaaaataatgaacgccggatactactggccatGA